The Mytilus galloprovincialis chromosome 4, xbMytGall1.hap1.1, whole genome shotgun sequence genome contains a region encoding:
- the LOC143070673 gene encoding uncharacterized protein LOC143070673, producing the protein MRANMSGDNIDLNVFHYREKSIGPELPGGRKRNQSVSRVKRYRNRSSTPYRHTPKVETPVKNDMKDELSQLVDVMSGQKLNDLPNNGTVQQQTNKGVMEHMDQIKKADKSDIARTDDMDVNATKIPVVTTTPISVLTDSFKRLSLKDLDDNEIKEVKELKQKQRPIRQKVKREWRKEIEVPGRSQQQSILSNSTEPKVDRPKKRKCLTVSFSQTVDDKDTEEVLHQAKRKRLTVSNSQQVDNKNREDVFLTIKKEDVSQTTKTEDVSQTPIANTEDVSQTPITNTEDVSQTPISNTEYISQTPIANTEDVSQTPIANTEDVSQTPIANTEDVSQTPIANTEDASQTPIANTEDFLQTIETEDVSQTPIANTEDVLQTIETEDVFQTTKTENVFQTTKTENVLQTTGTENVFQTTETEDVFLTTEMKDVFRTTKTENVFQTTNTEDVLQTTETEDVFQTTNTEDVLQTTKTGDVLQTRKTEDVFQTTKTEDVFQTTKRKVRRISKDGASSKRVNIDKQKIIDQKFKPKVKNEVRYLTKSFKKLKLQMNMD; encoded by the exons ATGAGGGCAAATATGAGCG GAGACAATATAGATCTCAACGTATTTCATTATCGAGAAAAATCGATAGGTCCAGAGCTGCCCGGTGGACGTAAG AGAAATCAAAGCGTTTCCCGTGTTAAAAGGTATCGTAATCGCAGCTCAACACCCTACCGGCACACTCCAAAA GTCGAAACACCAGTTAAAAACGATATGAAAGATGAACTATCCCAGTTAGTAGATGTCATGTCCGGCCAGAAACTGAATG ATCTACCAAATAATGGAACAGTTCAGCAGCAAACCAATAAAGGTGTGATGGAACACATGGATCAAATTAAAAAGGCAGACAAAAGTGACATTGCCAGAACGGATGATATGGATGTTAATGCTACGAAGATACCAGTTGTCACCACCACG CCAATCAGTGTATTGACTGATAGCTTTAAAAGACTGTCACTAAAAGATCTAGATGACAACGAGATAAAAGAAGTCAAAGAACTAAAACAAAAACAG CGTCCAATAAGACAGAAAGTTAAGCGTGAGTGGAGGAAAGAAATAGAAGTGCCTGGAAGATCCCAGCAGCAAAGTATTTTATCAAACAGTACAGAACCCAAAGTTGATAGACCAAAGAAACGGAAG TGTTTAACAGTGTCATTTAGCCAGACAGTAGATGATAAAGACACAGAGGAAGTCTTACACCAAGCGAAAAGGAAG CGCTTAACTGTATCAAACAGTCAGCAGGTAGACAATAAAAACAGAGAAGACGTATTCCtcacaataaaaaaagaagacgtcTCACAGACAACTAAAACGGAAGACGTCTCCCAGACACCAATTGCAAACACAGAAGATGTCTCCCAGACACCAATTACAAACACAGAAGACGTCTCCCAGACACCAATCTCAAACACAGAATACATCTCCCAGACACCAATTGCAAACACAGAAGACGTCTCCCAGACACCAATTGCAAACACAGAAGACGTCTCCCAGACACCAATCGCAAACACAGAAGACGTCTCCCAGACACCAATTGCAAACACAGAAGACGCCTCCCAGACACCAATTGCAAACACAGAAGACTTCTTACAGACTATAGAAACAGAAGACGTCTCCCAGACACCAATTGCAAACACAGAAGACGTCTTACAGACTATAGAAACAGAAGACGTCTTTCAGACAACAAAAACCGAAAACGTATTCCAGACAACAAAGACAGAAAACGTCTTACAGACGACAGGAACAGAAAACGTCTTCCAGACAACAGAAACAGAAGACGTCTTTCTAACAACAGAAATGAAAGACGTCTTTCGGACAACAAAAACCGAAAATGTCTTCCAGACAACAAACACAGAAGACGTCTTACAGACAACAGAAACAGAAGACGTCTTTCAGACAACAAACACTGAAGACGTCTTACAGACAACAAAAACAGGAGACGTCTTACAGACAAGAAAAACAGAAGACGTGTTTCAGACAACAAAAACAGAAGACGTGTTTCAGACaacaaaaaggaag GTCAGAAGAATATCTAAAGACGGTGCTTCTTCAAAAAGAGTTaacattgataaacaaaaaatcaTTGACCAGAAATTTAAACCAAA gGTGAAAAATGAAGTCCGCTATCTCACAAAAAGcttcaaaaagttaaaattacAGATGAACATGGATTAA